The proteins below come from a single Drosophila busckii strain San Diego stock center, stock number 13000-0081.31 chromosome X, ASM1175060v1, whole genome shotgun sequence genomic window:
- the LOC108604945 gene encoding uncharacterized protein LOC108604945: MASGANAANIHNSSIATTATTTALPSLFAGSNNNNNNINNINNNNIIITTSNVAAKDMDGLIAINDSALSQQIEFILQDAPMEQDDEQQLQQLSMAAAAAAATAAATKQQQQQQHDNHPPTTITNAATTNNSASAYINHNNNIDDQQQLLQQQLHAQQQQQEQQQQHHMLNGSRIIIQSTCSGLNAVIKEEQEEQLEQHEQQQQQQQQQQQQEEEDPELNDENLQDIAEEAQAAEADEEPETMATQQQLLQTQVKLELEDEEDEDVRMQQQQQQQQQQLETLQQQLEYSTAATQQLVLPAGSLVNSSLGVPVPEEALAQLERRPVYISNATMGTLSGTTAYVRMPTTAVLNRSPMTVLNVVQQPGGQATAQLILQQDATAATDATTDGAATTALSEEQLQQQQQMIAMALAQQQQQLDHQQQQQLQQQAQEQQQQQQQQQEQLQLADIKPEPDLELEPDEPVSSSGDNNTIYQCHECVEKFDSKELFDIHRSGHTNNMKCAICNMVLKSLKNYEKHCLRCKPYECQICGRVVRFRPNFIKHMRVHTGQQSERHKYKCEVCHKEFMSFEYFKVHKKIHNENVNLTCEICGKVFSALASLRGHSKLHSGVKLHKCDVCGKGFGQRYNLKIHARTHTGDFPFECKVCNKKLHTQSSLQTHMQVHLRDQAKNTTTAAPAAQAAAAAAASTVAVAVVDSSIVNAVIKLEPDLEELADSSQQQQEMEMEMDEPTGLSDDEHTQQQQQEQQQSNQRVAHAEDSSNEASNSSLQQPISSSASASHTQQQQQQQYLVSTPTHSIVIKNYVAQQQQQQLTEPSAHNGVLHTQVIQSGAGTSNGHHHIVSSSSSSSNNNNSSSTNNNNNSSNSNHTSSSSSSAASTTMPANNLAQQLLRKTPIIHSTGTLSSTLASVVHQTGVGSPALSPSHSSTSCSSTVLVSKATGVPLSIASSAALGGSSIIRSTRNHQQQQQQQQQQQQQQQQQQQQQPHRTNHRNHHRRRHFADADDEDDDDEQEDNQLLVPTTNGHHHHHHHQQQHQQHHFDDDDDDEKSSPSLATAAIIKVEPNLYSSGSGDNSNDMFIKEEVMFEDSAAPNSPQSPPSSKFRMSNFDGDLVDHHVDLNHSLPPYGNLFEPHSIPDSIPVQLYPDDDDDFRLDHSSLGGLHNTSSSTTDGDFIKKEWVYGSGTSSYAMNGKFDDDSDALCDAANFIYN; this comes from the exons atggcCAGTGGAGCAAATGCAGCGAACatacacaacagcagcatcgccacaacagcaacaacaacagcgctgCCATCGCTATTTgccggcagcaacaataacaataataacatcaacaacattaacaacaacaacattatcaTAACGACGTCAAACGTTGCCGCCAAAGATATGGACGGACTGATTGCCATTAATGATAGCGCATTATCGCAACAAATCGAATTTATACTACAAGATGCTCCCATGGAGCAGGATGatgagcagcaattgcagcagctcagcatggcagcagcagcggcagcagcgacggcagcggcaacaaagcagcagcagcagcagcaacacgacAACCACCCAccgacaacaataacaaacgcagcaacaacaaataacagcGCTTCCGCCTACATTAatcacaacaataacattgatgaccaacaacaactattgcaacaacaattgcatgcacagcagcagcagcaagagcaacaacagcaacatcataTGCTCAATGGTAGTCGCATTATCATACAATCAACATGCAGCGGCCTTAATGCCGTTATAAAAGAGGAACAAGAGGAGCAATTAGAGCAacatgaacagcagcagcaacaacagcaacaacagcaacagcaagaagaagaagatccTGAATTGAACGATGAGAACTTGCAGGACATTGCGGAAGAGGCGCAGGCAGCCGAAGCTGATGAAGAGCCCGAAACAATggcaacacaacagcaactgttgcaaacGCAAGTGAAACTAGAGCTGGAAGATGAAGAGGATGAAGATGTGCgtatgcaacagcagcaacaacagcagcagcagcaactagag acactgcaacagcagctggagtattcaacagcagccacacagCAGCTTGTGCTGCCGGCGGGCAGCTTGGTGAACAGCAGCTTGGGCGTACCTGTGCCAGAGGAAGCGCTCGCGCAGCTAGAGCGACGTCCGGTGTACATAAGCAATGCCACCATGGGCACGCTGAGCGGCACTACGGCGTATGTGCGCATGCCAACGACAGCTGTGCTGAATCGCAGTCCCATGACAGTGCTGAATGTGGTGCAGCAGCCGGGCGGGCAAGCAACAGCGCAGCTTATACTGCAACAGGAtgcaacagcggcaacagaTGCGACAACAGAcggcgcagcaacaacagcgctaAGCGAagagcagctacagcagcagcagcaaatgataGCAATGGCgctggcacagcagcaacagcaattagatcatcagcagcagcaacaactgcagcaacaagcacaagaacagcagcaacaacagcagcagcagcaagagcagctgcaactagCCGACATTAAACCCGAGCCTGATCTCGAACTCGAGCCCGATGAgcctgtcagcagcagcggcgacaacAACACCATCTATCAATGCCATGAATGTGTTGAAAAATTCGATTCCAAGGAACTCTTTGATATACATCGCAGCGGTCACACCAACAACATGAAGTGCGCCATTTGCAACATGGTCTTGAAATCATTGAAAAACTATGAAAAACATTGTCTACGCTGCAAGCCCTACGAGTGTCAAATCTGTGGCCGCGTCGTGCGCTTTCGTcccaattttattaaacatatgcGTGTGCATACGGGACAGCAGTCGGAGCggcataaatacaaatgcgaAGTATGCCACAAAGAGTTCATGAGCTTCGAGTACTTCAAGGTGCACAAGAAAATCCACAATGAGAATGTGAATCTAACATGCGAGATTTGTGGCAAAGTATTCAGCGCATTGGCATCGCTGCGTGGACACTCCAAGCTGCATTCGGGCGTCAAGTTGCACAA ATGCGATGTTTGCGGCAAAGGCTTTGGTCAGCGCTACAATCTGAAAATTcacgcacgcacgcatacGGGCGATTTTCCATTTGAATGCAAAgtgtgcaacaaaaagttgcataCGCAATCCTCATTGCAAACGCATATGCAGGTGCATTTGCGTGATCAGGCCAAGAATACGACAacagctgcgccagctgctcaagctgctgctgctgctgctgcttctacagttgccgttgccgttgttgACAGCAGCATAGTCAATGCTGTGATTAAGCTTGAACCGGATTTAGAAGAATTAGCGGAtagcagtcagcagcagcaggaaatggaaatggaaatggatgAGCCAACGGGCTTAAGCGATGATGagcacacgcagcagcagcagcaggaacagcagcagagcaatcAACGTGTGGCACATGCGGAGGACTCTTCCAATGAAGCTTCGAATAGCTCGTTACAGCAACCGATTTCTTCCTCAGCCAGCGCTTCGCatacgcaacagcagcagcaacagcaatatttAGTCTCCACGCCCACACACTCTATTGTTATTAAGAACTAtgtggcacagcagcagcagcaacaattgacgGAACCATCGGCACACAATGGCGTGCTGCATACGCAGGTCATACAGAGCGGTGCGGGCACCAGCAACGGCCATCATCACatcgtcagcagcagcagcagcagcagcaacaacaacaacagcagcagcacaaacaataacaacaatagcagcaatagcaatcatacaagcagcagcagcagcagcgctgcctcaACGACGATGCCTGCCAATAATTTAGCACAGCAATTGCTACGCAAGACGCCCATCATCCATTCGACCGGCACGCTTAGCTCCACATTGGCCAGCGTGGTGCATCAAACGGGTG TTGGCTCGCCAGCGCTGTCGCCATCACATTCATCCACATCGTGTTCCTCCACCGTGCTGGTGTCCAAGGCGACAGGCGTGCCACTCTCAATCGCCTCCTCGGCGGCATTGGGTGGCTCCAGCATAATACGCAGCACGCGCaatcatcagcaacaacaacagcagcagcagcaacaacagcagcaacaacaacagcagcagcagcag CAACCACATCGCACTAACCACCGAAACCACCACCGACGTCGTCATTTTGCCGACGCAgatgatgaagatgatgatgatgagcaggAAGACAATCAGCTGCTTGTGCCCACCACAAATGGacatcatcaccatcatcatcatcagcagcaacatcaacaac ATCattttgatgatgatgatgacgatgagaAATCATCACCGTCCTTGGCCACAGCGGCCATTATCAAAGTCGAACCGAATCTCTATTCATCTGGCTCCGGTGATAACTCCAACGATATGTTTATTAAAGAAGAGGTCATGTTTGAAGATTCCGCCGCACCAAATTCACCACAATCACCGCCCAGTTCGAAATTTCGCATGTCGAATTTCGATGGTGATTTGGTTGATCATCATGTGGATTTGAATCATTCGCTGCCGCCGTATGGCAATCTGTTCGAACCGCACTCCATACCCGACAGCATACCCGTGCAGCTCTATcccgacgacgatgatgatttCCGTTTGGATCACAGCTCGTTGGGTGGACTACACAATACCTCATCCTCCACCACCGATGGCGATTTCATAAAGAAGGAATGGGTCTATGGCAGCGGCACCAGCAGCTATGCCATGAATGGAAAATTTGATGATGATAGCGATGCGCTATGTGATGCCGCCAATTTCATATACAATTGA